One segment of Candidatus Eisenbacteria bacterium DNA contains the following:
- a CDS encoding ATP-binding cassette domain-containing protein, with translation MIELSAVSYAYPGQPSTALREVSLTVRQGETLCVIGRNASGKSTLCRIAAGILKAGAGFVRIDGLPAGEEGTRLEIRRRVGFLQQDPESQFVSVTVEREIASGPENLGLSVAETRTIVEELLSFFGLTELRKRPPHALSGGQMQKVLLASLLAMRPKHLILDEPTSYLDPLERICVAKELKRVSDVTGTSVVWVTQFLREALASPRVIAIERGGVCFDGSPSQFVGRRDVHATLGIRNLERFLPSASPPPWVDSSRVRATPPVPGDVDAQ, from the coding sequence ATGATAGAGCTTTCTGCGGTTTCTTATGCTTACCCGGGCCAGCCGTCCACGGCCTTGCGCGAAGTAAGTCTCACTGTGAGACAAGGTGAGACTCTTTGCGTCATAGGCAGGAACGCGAGCGGCAAGAGCACGCTCTGCAGGATCGCGGCAGGCATCCTCAAGGCCGGCGCCGGGTTCGTGAGGATTGACGGACTTCCCGCAGGCGAGGAAGGCACACGGCTGGAAATCAGAAGGCGAGTCGGCTTCCTCCAGCAAGACCCAGAGAGTCAATTCGTCTCGGTGACCGTGGAGAGGGAAATAGCCTCCGGCCCCGAAAACCTTGGCCTTTCGGTAGCGGAGACACGAACAATTGTCGAGGAGCTTCTCAGTTTTTTTGGTCTCACCGAGTTGAGAAAACGTCCTCCACACGCGCTTTCGGGCGGACAAATGCAAAAGGTGCTCCTTGCGTCTCTTCTTGCGATGAGACCAAAACACCTCATACTGGACGAACCAACCTCGTACCTGGATCCCTTGGAAAGAATCTGTGTGGCGAAGGAACTGAAACGCGTCTCTGACGTAACGGGTACGTCAGTCGTTTGGGTGACACAGTTTCTCCGCGAGGCACTCGCCTCGCCAAGGGTGATCGCCATAGAGCGTGGCGGTGTCTGCTTTGATGGGTCTCCTTCGCAGTTTGTAGGTCGGCGTGACGTACACGCTACGCTGGGCATAAGGAACCTGGAAAGGTTCCTGCCGTCCGCCTCGCCCCCACCGTGGGTCGATTCCTCGCGAGTGCGCGCCACGCCACCCGTGCCGGGAGACGTGGATGCACAGTAG